Genomic window (Deinococcus terrestris):
GCCGCGTGTGGTTGGAGGCGCACCCGGAGAGCGGCTTGCGCGAGCATATGCCGTACTACCTGGAGAGCGAGAACCCGGCCCCGCCCCCCAACCCCGACCTGACCCCCGAGAGCCTGACCGTGATGGACCCGGCGTGTGGCAGCGGGCACATCCTGGTGTACGCCTTCGACCTGCTGGCGCACATCTACCGCGAGCGGGGCTACAGCGACCGGGAGATTCCTGCGCTGATTCTGGAACACAACCTGCACGGTCTGGACATCGACGAGCGGGCCGCGCAACTGGCGAGCTTTGCCGTGGTGATGAAGGCCCGCGACCTGAACAGCCGCCTGTTCCGCCGGGACATGCCCGAACTGAACATCCTGCAAGTGAGGAGTACGCGGGGGCTGAAGCTGCCGAACGCGGGCAGCCGGGACATGCTGGGCCAGTTCAGCACCCTCAGCGGTGGCCTGACCGATGCGGACGCCTTCAACCCGAACGACTGGCAACCGCTGGTGAGTGCCTTCGAGGATGCCGACCACCTGGGCAGCCTGATTACCCCGCCCGAGTTCGACGCCGGGCGGCTGCGGGCGCAACTGCACTGGCTGGAGAGTAGGGGAGGGCTGGACGCCGGGGCGCTGGAGGAGTTGCGGCACCTGCTGAAACAGGCCGAGTTGCTGGGCCGGAAGTATGACGCGGTGGTGGCGAATCCTCCATACATGAGTATTTCTGACTTTACCGAGGTTCTACGCCGTGAAGTACCATTGCGTTTTACTCACGGAAAAAATGACCTTTATTCCACATTTATCCTTAGATGTCTTGACTTTTTAAATAGCTCTGGAACTATAGGGATGGTCACTCAACATGGGTGGATGTTTCTATCGTCCTTCTCTCCACTAAGAAGCAATATAATTAAAGAGACCCAAATCGAATCATTTGTACATCTTGGTGCGCGTGCATTCCCTGAGATCGGCGGTGAGATAGTACAGAACGCCTCTTTCATAATCAAGAAGAAAAGAAATATTGGTGCGTCTGGAAGATACATTCGACTGACTAATGTTGAAGGTCTCGATGCAAAGGAGGCAGCTTTTCACAATAAACACAATAGATATAATAAAGTACCACAAAAGGACTTTTTATCGATTGAAGACCACCCATTGATTTACTGGTTTGGTGACAAAACAAAGAACACATTTAGAATTCCCAGCATCGGTACCGTAGCAGGAGTGGATGGTCAGAATAAGACAGGAAACAACGATGAATTTTTGCGATTCCATTGGGAGATAACGTCAAATAGCATTTTTCCTGATGGCTGGAGATTTTACATAAAGGGTGGTGAATTTCGGAAGTGGTACGGGAACATCGATTATTGTGTGAATTGGAGACCTGAAGTAAGATCATTCTATCGAAATAGTAAAATAGCTAGGATTATAAAACAGGAGTATTGGAATATATCTGGAATTACATGGACTTATAACACAACGGGTGTGTTTAATGCTAGACTGCTAAATAGGGGCCATATTTTTGATGTGAATGGCTCTTCGATATTTCCAATTGAAGATGAAGATGAAATGCCGATTTTGGGACTCCTCAATTCAAGTTATGCCAATGAAATCCTACATGCGTTGAACCCAACTATTTCCTTTCAAGTGAAGGAAATTCAAAAAGTACCATATCTTCGTCCCTCGGTTACCTTAATAGCAGACGTCAAACTGCTAATTCAGGCCTGTGTCAACTTTGCTAAAATCGACTGGGACAACTTTGAAACCTCCTGGGACTTCCAATCCCATCCCCTGCTGCGCCCCGGCACGGCGACCGTCTCCGAAGCCTTTTCCATCTGGCAGGCTCAGGCGGAAGCGGCCTTCCGCGAGTTGCAGCGACTGGAGGAGGAGAACAACCGCTACTGGATCGACGCCTACGGGTTGCAAGACGAACTGACGCCCGAGGTGCCCGACGAGCAGATCACCATTCGCCGCGCCGACCTGGGCCGCGACGTGCGGAGCCTGCTGTCCTACGCGGTGGGCTGCATGATGGGCCGCTACTCGCTGGACGAGCCGGGCCTGATCCACGCGGGGCAACCCTTCGACCCGTCGCGCCACACGCGCTTCCCCGCCGACCGCGACGGCATCCTGCCCGTGCCCCTGGGCGGCCACTTCGAGGACGATGTGACGGCCCGCTTTGCCGAGTTCCTGCGGGTGGCCTTCGCGCCCGAACGGGTGGCCGAGAACATGGAGTGGGTGGCGGCGTCCCTGGGCGGCCAGAGGGCCGGGGAGACGGCAGAGGCCCGCATCCGCCGCTACTTCGCCACCGAGTTCATGTCCGACCACATCCAGACCTACAAGAAACGGCCCATCTACTGGCTGTTCACGTCGGGCAAGAAACGCGGCTTCGGGGCGCTGGTCTACCTGCACCGTTACGACGCGGGCACGCTGGCGCGGCTGCGAACCGACTACCTGATGCCCCTGCAACGCAAGCTGGACGCGGACCTGGAACGGGTGGGGGGCGAGCGCGACGCGGCAGGGAGTACAGCCGCGAAGAAGGCCGCCGAGAAACGCCTGAAGGAAATCAGCGAGCAGATCGCGGAGGTCCATAAGTACGACGAGTCTCTGCGCCACGCCGCCGACCTGAAGATCCCCCTCGACCTCGACGACGGCGTGGCCTACAACTACTGGCTGATGAGTGCCCCGGGCCTGGAGTACCTGACCGGGCGGCCCCTGAAGGGCCTTTCTGACCTCGTGTACACCGGCACCGACCTGAAGATGGCCGATCTGGAACGCAAGAGCCAGTGGAAGCGCGACCTGCTCGCGCAGGAGCGGGGGCGTGAGGAGGTGGGGGCGTGACCGGCCCGGACAAGGTAGATCCCGACGACTGGCTGCTGGATGAGGACGAAGAACAGCAGGAAGAGGCTGGGTGGGGCGAGCCTGCGCCGCTGCCCCCCTTCCCGGAGGTGACCGGCGCAGGACGGCCAGCCACCGCACCCTCGCACACCGTGCCGCCCGACTGCGAGGCCGAGCTGCTGGCCCTGCTGAGCGCCCCGGTGGAACCGCACGAGAACCCGTACATCGAGCGGCAGTTGCGCCGGATCAGCCGCCGCGCCTACGTGCCCTGGACCGACCAGGAAGATGGGCTGCTGCGGCGACTCGCGGAGGCGGGGTTCGAGGAAGCGGATCTGGCGCGGACCCTCTGCCGTCAGCCAGGGGCGATCCGCTCCCGTCTGGTGCGGCTGACCGACGGGGACGAGATTGCCCGGCAACAGAAGCGGGCCGAACGGCGGCAACGGCGACAGGAACGCCGGGAGGAACAGGAACGCAGCGAACCCCGCGTCCCCCGTGGAACGCGGGTTGGGGCGGCAACTCCTGTACCGCTGGAACTGGTGGTGCCGCACTTCGAGGCGTGGCTGGCCCTGCTACGGGCTGGAACGCGCCTGGACGTGATGGAGGGTGGACGGGTGTTGTTCTCGATGCTGCCGCGTGAGGAAGAGAAACCGGGCAGAACGGAGACCCCTGCCTCGTCCCGATACTGGAGAGGTGCCGCCCCGCCATCTGACCCGCACGTGACCATTCCGCCGGGAGTGAGGCGTGGCCGGAAGGGAAAGGCAGAGTGACCCGGTCCTTCCTGTCTCAATCCTCGTAATGGAAGCGCAGGCTGGCGATCAGCAGATCATCCCCGCTCACCCGGTACACGAGGCGGTGTTCCAGGGTGATGCGCCGCGACCACCAGCCCTGAAGCTGATGCCGCAGCGGTTCGGGTTTGCCCGGGCCGCTGAAGGGGTCACGGGCAGTGGCGCGGATGAGTTCGTTGATCTTCCCCAGCGTCTTGCCGCCTTGCTCCTGCCAGAAGAGGGAGTCCTCCAACGCTTCGGGGGAGAAGACCAGCCTCATTGGGTGAGTTCTCTGGCCTCACCCTGTCCGGCCTCCAGCGCCGCGATGGACTTCAGGAGACGGCGGGCATTGGCGGGCGTCCCCAGCAGGTGCGCGGTTTCCTGCCAGGAGTGGAAATCCTCCAGACTCATGACAACCACGGCCCGCTCACCCCGCGTCACGATCACCGGGTCGTGGTTGTCGATCACCTCGTCCATGGTGGCCGCGAGATTCTGCCGCAGCTTGGTATAGGTCATAGACCGCATATGTACAGGATACTGTACAGTCTCGATCCAGAGGGGAGCTACAGATGAAGATCACCAGGAAGGCCATCACGGAAGTTGTTCAGACGGTCGAGAACAGCGGGGCGGGCGAGGTCATCGTTCCAGCCGGGGAGTTCTGGGCCCACTTCGGCGTGCAGGATTCCATGCAGGCCTTGCAGCAGCAGATCGCCCAGCGTCTGGCAGAGGAAGGGCTGGAGGTGGCGTTCGAGGTGGTCATCGCCCTCCCACCAGAAGAACTCCCTCTGGTCGGAGAGTTCCCCGTGCCCGCCCAGCCCGCGCCCCTGGACCTGTCAGCAGACACCCTGCGCGCCCTGAGCATCCAGCAGCCCTGGGCCGAGCTGATCCTGCGCGGCGAGAAGAACCTGGAATACCGCTCGCGCCGGATGCGCGAGATGGGGCCGCTGCTGGTGCATGCGTCGGGCACCCGCGTTCCCGAGAACTTTGGGGGCTTTGATCTCGACCCAGACGCCTTGCCCTACCGCGCCCTGGTCGGCATCGTGGACGTGGTCGGCGTGCAGGCTGTGGAGGGCGACGATGGCCTCTATGCCTGGCAGCTCGCGCACCCGAGGCGCTTCCGGAATCCCATCCCCTATTCCGGCGCGGCAGGCATCTTCCGCGTGCCCCTGGACACGGTGCGTGAAGCCCTGGGGACGGCCACGACCCCCGGAGCGCCCCTTTGAAGCCTGACCGCGTTCGCCTATCCCTGCAAACCCTTTTTGCAGACGACCGCCGCTGGGCGCACCACGGCCGCCGCCTGGTCTTCTGGTACGACCCGGAAGGGGAGTTTCGTGAGGAGATTTCCTCGCTTCACTTGGACGGCGTGGACGTGCTCACCCTGGGTGAGACCCCCTTTGCCCTCAAGCGCCGGTTGATCGTGCAGGACCCGGACACGCCCTTCTTGCTGTACGCCCCGTTTCCCGAGCCGCCCGCCGCCGAGAACTGGTTGCTCGACCTGCAATGCACAGGCGTCCTCTTCCGCGCGGACCGGGCCGCGATGGTCTTCGCCGACCTGGGCTACCGCGATCGGTCGCTGGAAGCCGTGGTGAGGGCCTACCCCCGTTTTTTCGGAAGCAAGAAACGCGTCGCGGACCTTCAGGCCCTGATGCTGCCCCCCGACGTGGACGAACGCGGCCTGCTGACCGGGATGCTGGCGGCGGCGATAGGGGAGAAGGTGGCGGACGGCTCGCTGATCCTGCGCCGGGTGCTGCTGGGTGGCCTGGACGAGGACAGGAACCCCGCATGGTCCGAACTCGCAAAACTGGGACTCACCGACGCCTTCTGGACTCTGTCCGCGCAGGTCACGCTCTTCCGTGCCGAGGCCCCCACCCTGCGGCGCCTGTTCCTGGCCCTGCTCGTCTCGCACCTCACGCAGCAATTGGGGGGGACGGTGCCGCCCGCGCTCGCGGGGATGGTCCTCCCGAACACGGCCCGCGCCTACGCCCTGGTGTCGGCGTGGCAGCGCGACGTGCGGGACGCGCCGCGCCTGACCGACCTCACCGCAGAAGTCGAAGCCGACCTCGGTATCGAGGCGTGGGCCGAGGGCCTGGACCCGGAAGCGTACGCGCAGGTGGACACCTTCCCGGTGCTCGACCGGGTGGCGCTGCGGGCGCTGGTGCGGGCCTTGCAGTCCCCCGGCACCAATCTGGGGACGGTGCTGGCAGTCGCCCGCACCCGCCTGACACTTCAGCACGCGGCGCGGTACAGCGCCGAGTACGGGGCGGTGATCGCGGCGGCGGGCCTCTTCGAGCAGCGCCGGGCGTTTGGCGGGACGTTTCCCACCGATGCGGCCACCCTGCTGGAGCGTTACATTTCTGGCCTGCACGTCTTCGACCGGCTGTACCGGCAGTACGTCACGGCCCTGGACACCGCGTCCGGCGACCTGCTGCGTGACCTGACCGGGGCCGTCGAGGACGTCTACGTCCACTGGTTCCTGGAGGGCTTGGGCGGGGCCTGGACCGACGCCTTCGACGTGGGCTTGCCGGGTCGAATGGGCGGAACCCGCGGCCAGTGGCTGTTCTTCACCCGGCATGTTCTGCCCCTGCTGCAGAAGAACGAGCGCGACCGGGTGGTGGTGATTATCAGTGACGCGCTGCGGTACGAGGTGGCGACCGAGTTGCGTGAGCGCATCACCACGGACCTGCGCGGCGAACCCGAACTGGGCAGCCTGCTCTCGGTCCTGCCCAGCCAGACCCGCTGGGGCATGGCGGCCCTGCTGCCCGGGCAGACCCTGACCTGGGACGCCGCGGGCGAGCGGGTCCTGCGTGATGGGCAACCCACCCGCGCCGAGGACCGCGCCGCGCACCTGGTCCGCACGGGGTACCCCAGCGCGGCCCTCAAGCTCGACCACCTGATGTCGCTCAGCGTGGACGAAGGCCGTACCCTGTTCGAGGGCAAGCGCCTGATCTACCTGTACCACGACGCGATCGACGCTGTGGGCGACAAGCCCGCCAGCGAGCGGGACGTCTTTGCGGCCTGCGAGGTGGCCCTGGAC
Coding sequences:
- a CDS encoding type II toxin-antitoxin system Phd/YefM family antitoxin gives rise to the protein MRSMTYTKLRQNLAATMDEVIDNHDPVIVTRGERAVVVMSLEDFHSWQETAHLLGTPANARRLLKSIAALEAGQGEARELTQ
- the pglZ gene encoding BREX-1 system phosphatase PglZ type A; this encodes MKPDRVRLSLQTLFADDRRWAHHGRRLVFWYDPEGEFREEISSLHLDGVDVLTLGETPFALKRRLIVQDPDTPFLLYAPFPEPPAAENWLLDLQCTGVLFRADRAAMVFADLGYRDRSLEAVVRAYPRFFGSKKRVADLQALMLPPDVDERGLLTGMLAAAIGEKVADGSLILRRVLLGGLDEDRNPAWSELAKLGLTDAFWTLSAQVTLFRAEAPTLRRLFLALLVSHLTQQLGGTVPPALAGMVLPNTARAYALVSAWQRDVRDAPRLTDLTAEVEADLGIEAWAEGLDPEAYAQVDTFPVLDRVALRALVRALQSPGTNLGTVLAVARTRLTLQHAARYSAEYGAVIAAAGLFEQRRAFGGTFPTDAATLLERYISGLHVFDRLYRQYVTALDTASGDLLRDLTGAVEDVYVHWFLEGLGGAWTDAFDVGLPGRMGGTRGQWLFFTRHVLPLLQKNERDRVVVIISDALRYEVATELRERITTDLRGEPELGSLLSVLPSQTRWGMAALLPGQTLTWDAAGERVLRDGQPTRAEDRAAHLVRTGYPSAALKLDHLMSLSVDEGRTLFEGKRLIYLYHDAIDAVGDKPASERDVFAACEVALDELTRAVKRLANSLNTSTVIVTADHGFLYQRQAIEEADKLALTSKGAGVSADRRSVVGQDLPATEGTLRVPLETYQPMTAPVTALFPRGTLRYRIAGGGAQYVHGGASLQEMVVPVLTYRHKRAAAGQPQASRKVGVAVVARSRRVTNTLFSVPLVQTEAVAERVRSRTVTVRLVDGQGREVTDVRRLTFGSPSPHPSEREQVARLSVTLQSPDATATYFLLVTDEEDGLELLREPWTISIAFQNDFGDF
- the pglX gene encoding BREX-1 system adenine-specific DNA-methyltransferase PglX is translated as RVWLEAHPESGLREHMPYYLESENPAPPPNPDLTPESLTVMDPACGSGHILVYAFDLLAHIYRERGYSDREIPALILEHNLHGLDIDERAAQLASFAVVMKARDLNSRLFRRDMPELNILQVRSTRGLKLPNAGSRDMLGQFSTLSGGLTDADAFNPNDWQPLVSAFEDADHLGSLITPPEFDAGRLRAQLHWLESRGGLDAGALEELRHLLKQAELLGRKYDAVVANPPYMSISDFTEVLRREVPLRFTHGKNDLYSTFILRCLDFLNSSGTIGMVTQHGWMFLSSFSPLRSNIIKETQIESFVHLGARAFPEIGGEIVQNASFIIKKKRNIGASGRYIRLTNVEGLDAKEAAFHNKHNRYNKVPQKDFLSIEDHPLIYWFGDKTKNTFRIPSIGTVAGVDGQNKTGNNDEFLRFHWEITSNSIFPDGWRFYIKGGEFRKWYGNIDYCVNWRPEVRSFYRNSKIARIIKQEYWNISGITWTYNTTGVFNARLLNRGHIFDVNGSSIFPIEDEDEMPILGLLNSSYANEILHALNPTISFQVKEIQKVPYLRPSVTLIADVKLLIQACVNFAKIDWDNFETSWDFQSHPLLRPGTATVSEAFSIWQAQAEAAFRELQRLEEENNRYWIDAYGLQDELTPEVPDEQITIRRADLGRDVRSLLSYAVGCMMGRYSLDEPGLIHAGQPFDPSRHTRFPADRDGILPVPLGGHFEDDVTARFAEFLRVAFAPERVAENMEWVAASLGGQRAGETAEARIRRYFATEFMSDHIQTYKKRPIYWLFTSGKKRGFGALVYLHRYDAGTLARLRTDYLMPLQRKLDADLERVGGERDAAGSTAAKKAAEKRLKEISEQIAEVHKYDESLRHAADLKIPLDLDDGVAYNYWLMSAPGLEYLTGRPLKGLSDLVYTGTDLKMADLERKSQWKRDLLAQERGREEVGA
- a CDS encoding ASCH domain-containing protein is translated as MKITRKAITEVVQTVENSGAGEVIVPAGEFWAHFGVQDSMQALQQQIAQRLAEEGLEVAFEVVIALPPEELPLVGEFPVPAQPAPLDLSADTLRALSIQQPWAELILRGEKNLEYRSRRMREMGPLLVHASGTRVPENFGGFDLDPDALPYRALVGIVDVVGVQAVEGDDGLYAWQLAHPRRFRNPIPYSGAAGIFRVPLDTVREALGTATTPGAPL
- a CDS encoding Txe/YoeB family addiction module toxin gives rise to the protein MRLVFSPEALEDSLFWQEQGGKTLGKINELIRATARDPFSGPGKPEPLRHQLQGWWSRRITLEHRLVYRVSGDDLLIASLRFHYED